One stretch of Actinacidiphila sp. DG2A-62 DNA includes these proteins:
- a CDS encoding helix-turn-helix domain-containing protein has translation MAVVEDFGIGDRIRYYRERRGLSQKAMAELVGKSENWAYKVEKGFLPIDRLSVLIDLARVLHVRDLRDLTGGVLTSAVSGPRAGHEAVPAIRRTLSLPSSLLPSGIGEVRIEEYRAAVNDAWRVYETQTRNRYADIGGRLPNLLRQGYAAVRDADGEQQERQAVALLISVYGMAQVWLRRVGEPMQARIAADRGVALADQVGDPALLAAATWSLACVLTSSGDVADSVALARETIESCRPGEDATSEHLSAYGALHLSAAVAAVRDHQGPVAWDLYHGAEQVAARLGKDRNDWHTSFGPTNVAMHAVHLRAEEGDTVEALRVADSVEDNPELPLERRTRYLIEVMNCNRIQRDDFGTVFMLKRITEQSPEEVGFSPLVREAVADLLKREKPMWREDLRAVAQHIGMTA, from the coding sequence CCGGGGCCTGTCGCAGAAGGCCATGGCCGAGTTGGTCGGTAAGTCGGAGAACTGGGCGTACAAGGTCGAGAAAGGCTTCCTGCCCATCGACCGCTTGTCGGTACTGATCGACCTCGCGCGGGTGCTCCACGTCCGTGATCTGAGGGACTTGACCGGCGGCGTCCTGACGAGTGCGGTTTCCGGGCCGCGCGCCGGCCACGAGGCCGTGCCGGCGATCCGCCGGACTCTGTCCTTGCCCTCTTCGCTGCTCCCGTCCGGGATCGGCGAGGTGCGCATCGAGGAGTACCGCGCTGCTGTGAACGACGCCTGGCGGGTGTACGAGACGCAGACCCGGAACCGGTACGCCGACATCGGTGGCCGACTTCCGAATCTCCTACGGCAGGGCTATGCAGCCGTGCGCGACGCCGACGGCGAGCAGCAAGAGCGGCAGGCGGTGGCGCTGCTGATCTCCGTGTACGGCATGGCTCAAGTATGGCTGCGACGCGTGGGTGAACCAATGCAGGCTCGCATCGCGGCCGATCGCGGTGTCGCCCTGGCCGACCAGGTCGGCGACCCGGCTCTCCTCGCCGCGGCTACGTGGAGCCTGGCGTGCGTACTCACGTCGTCGGGAGACGTGGCCGACAGCGTTGCCCTGGCGCGCGAGACCATCGAGAGCTGCCGCCCTGGCGAAGACGCCACCTCGGAGCACCTGTCCGCGTACGGAGCACTCCACTTGTCGGCGGCCGTCGCCGCCGTCCGCGACCACCAGGGCCCGGTGGCCTGGGACCTGTATCACGGCGCCGAGCAGGTAGCGGCACGGCTTGGCAAGGACCGCAACGATTGGCACACCAGCTTCGGCCCGACGAACGTGGCCATGCACGCGGTACACCTGCGGGCCGAAGAGGGCGACACGGTGGAGGCTCTACGCGTGGCCGACAGCGTCGAGGACAACCCCGAGCTGCCCCTTGAGCGACGAACCCGGTACCTGATCGAGGTCATGAACTGCAACCGCATCCAACGTGACGACTTCGGCACGGTTTTCATGCTCAAGCGAATCACGGAGCAGTCCCCGGAAGAGGTGGGCTTCTCGCCGCTGGTTCGGGAGGCAGTCGCGGACCTCCTCAAGCGCGAAAAGCCCATGTGGAGAGAGGATCTTCGGGCCGTTGCTCAGCACATCGGCATGACCGCCTAG